The following proteins are co-located in the Rippkaea orientalis PCC 8801 genome:
- a CDS encoding RecQ family ATP-dependent DNA helicase, whose translation MNPEKRTWEQVYQAFQRIWGYKDFRPPQGEIIRCLLASQDTLIVMPTGGGKSICFQLPALLQKGLTLVISPLVALMENQVKELQERNLPTALLHNEIPRNQRKDTLKLIATQQLRLLYLSPETLLSLPVWEILINPNLIINGIILDEAHCLVQWGETFRPAYRRLGTIRSALLKHKPPETKIAIAAFTATANPNDQGIISSVLHLENPQVFCLNPYRSNFNLQVKIAWSPRCRRHLLLNFIQSKKQQSGLIYVRSRRDSEALAQWLNSLQNNTASYHAGLSPQQRREIEEKWLKNELQFVVCTSAFGMGINKADVRWVIHFQPPSLLSEYLQEIGRGGRDGKPTDVLMLMSEPTGWLDPTDKQRQQYFMQKLEQQNQEAKRLINQIPKQGNIRAIAQEFPQGEIILSLLHSQGQLEWLDPFNYRIKSTQVNTNSSNSKSNQLIYYSQIKQYLITRDCRWQFLLKSFGFHQDAKNFRCGHCDNCRR comes from the coding sequence ATGAACCCAGAAAAACGCACTTGGGAACAAGTTTACCAAGCATTTCAACGGATTTGGGGTTACAAAGATTTTAGACCCCCTCAAGGCGAAATTATACGCTGTTTATTAGCTTCTCAAGATACCTTAATTGTGATGCCAACGGGTGGAGGAAAATCTATTTGTTTTCAACTTCCCGCTTTATTGCAAAAGGGGTTAACTTTAGTGATTTCTCCTTTAGTTGCTTTAATGGAAAATCAGGTTAAGGAACTACAAGAACGCAACCTCCCCACAGCGTTACTCCATAATGAAATTCCTAGAAATCAACGCAAAGATACCTTAAAATTAATTGCTACTCAACAATTAAGATTACTTTATTTATCCCCAGAAACCTTATTGAGTCTTCCTGTTTGGGAAATATTAATTAATCCCAACCTAATCATTAATGGAATTATTTTAGATGAGGCACATTGTTTAGTGCAATGGGGAGAAACTTTTCGTCCTGCTTATCGTCGGTTAGGGACAATTAGAAGCGCATTATTAAAGCATAAACCCCCAGAAACGAAAATAGCGATCGCTGCTTTTACTGCTACGGCAAATCCTAACGATCAAGGGATTATTAGTTCAGTTTTACACTTAGAAAATCCTCAAGTCTTTTGTTTAAATCCCTATCGTTCTAACTTTAATCTTCAAGTCAAAATTGCTTGGAGTCCTCGCTGTCGTCGTCATTTATTATTAAACTTTATTCAATCTAAAAAACAGCAATCTGGCTTAATTTATGTCCGTTCCCGTCGGGACAGTGAAGCCTTAGCTCAATGGCTCAATTCTTTACAAAATAACACGGCTTCTTACCATGCAGGATTAAGTCCTCAACAACGGCGAGAAATTGAAGAAAAATGGTTAAAAAATGAGTTACAATTCGTTGTTTGTACCTCTGCTTTTGGGATGGGAATTAATAAAGCCGATGTCCGTTGGGTAATTCATTTTCAACCCCCATCCTTACTATCAGAATATCTACAAGAAATAGGACGGGGAGGACGGGATGGAAAGCCGACAGATGTCTTGATGTTAATGAGTGAACCCACAGGATGGCTTGATCCAACGGATAAGCAAAGACAACAGTATTTTATGCAAAAATTAGAGCAACAAAATCAAGAGGCAAAACGGTTAATTAACCAGATTCCTAAACAGGGAAATATACGAGCGATCGCACAGGAATTTCCGCAAGGAGAAATCATCCTTTCATTGTTACATAGTCAGGGACAATTAGAGTGGTTAGATCCGTTTAATTATCGAATTAAATCAACACAAGTTAATACTAATTCATCTAACTCAAAGAGTAATCAACTTATTTATTATTCTCAAATAAAGCAATATTTAATAACCCGTGATTGTCGCTGGCAATTCTTACTCAAGAGTTTTGGTTTTCATCAAGATGCTAAAAACTTTAGATGCGGACATTGTGATAATTGCCGACGTTAA
- a CDS encoding Uma2 family endonuclease — translation MLETVAPSLTLEEFLQLPETKPASEFINGKIIQKVMPQGEHSILQGQLCETINSVTKPSKIAYAFPELRCVFGGNALVPDVTVFRWERIPRTPSGRIANRFEIPPDWSIEILSPDQSLTKVLGNLLHCCQHGTELGWLIDPNEEIILVVFPEQKIQLLKGDESLPVLSEIDLKLSVDQIFSWLNIE, via the coding sequence ATGCTTGAAACTGTCGCACCTTCTTTAACCTTAGAAGAGTTTTTGCAACTCCCTGAAACCAAACCAGCTTCAGAATTTATTAATGGTAAAATCATCCAAAAAGTCATGCCACAAGGTGAACATAGTATTCTTCAAGGTCAACTCTGTGAGACGATCAATAGTGTTACTAAACCCTCTAAAATAGCCTATGCTTTTCCAGAATTAAGATGTGTTTTTGGTGGTAACGCCCTTGTTCCTGATGTAACAGTTTTTCGGTGGGAACGCATTCCCCGTACTCCATCAGGACGTATTGCTAACCGTTTTGAGATTCCTCCGGATTGGTCAATTGAGATTTTATCCCCCGATCAAAGTTTAACCAAAGTCTTAGGTAATTTGCTCCATTGTTGCCAACATGGAACTGAATTAGGCTGGTTAATTGACCCTAATGAAGAAATAATTTTAGTGGTTTTTCCTGAACAAAAAATACAATTATTAAAAGGGGATGAATCCTTGCCTGTTTTATCAGAAATTGATTTAAAATTGAGTGTTGATCAAATTTTTAGTTGGTTGAATATTGAATAA
- a CDS encoding DUF2949 domain-containing protein, which produces MMTKFPSLIHFLQKELAIPADSIALALRDKPSHGHQLIMTLWQYGLVTKEQLEHLFDWLDSNTFLDVVDSF; this is translated from the coding sequence ATGATGACCAAATTCCCATCTTTAATCCATTTTTTACAAAAAGAGTTAGCCATTCCAGCCGATTCCATTGCCCTAGCTTTGCGTGATAAGCCGTCCCACGGACACCAACTAATCATGACCCTTTGGCAATATGGATTAGTCACCAAAGAACAATTAGAACATCTTTTTGATTGGCTCGATAGTAACACCTTTCTCGATGTTGTTGACAGTTTTTAG
- a CDS encoding Tab2/Atab2 family RNA-binding protein: MGTIWELDFYSRPILDENQKKLWEVVICETPLTVDRSPDTLFKYSQFCSSQTVNSVWLREAIESAIAQAGETPQKIRFFRRQMNNMITKACEDAGIAAVPSRRTYTLTHWLAERDQQFYPTQPGYSVEAAQTSSVAYPELNAIPLPDAVRGDKADKWAFVTLEASALEEMNEWEIGFGEGFPLSLLGVTSEQRIPGLIIFSDRALPLAAWMSGLELGFLKFEENPRPIVRLETGTSDSWILVNISPKDAPTLAEAQGFETAKQNGQQVHFLAIQSSPDTESFAGFWLLKEDCV, translated from the coding sequence ATGGGAACCATTTGGGAACTCGATTTTTATTCACGGCCAATTTTAGACGAAAATCAAAAAAAACTCTGGGAAGTGGTTATTTGTGAAACCCCTTTGACCGTTGATCGCTCCCCCGATACTCTTTTTAAATATAGTCAATTTTGTTCTTCTCAAACCGTCAACTCCGTCTGGCTACGGGAAGCCATTGAAAGTGCGATCGCCCAAGCGGGAGAAACCCCCCAAAAAATCCGCTTTTTTCGCCGTCAAATGAATAATATGATCACCAAAGCCTGTGAAGATGCCGGAATTGCTGCGGTTCCCAGTCGTCGTACCTACACCCTCACTCACTGGTTAGCTGAACGTGATCAACAATTCTACCCAACCCAACCCGGATACAGTGTCGAAGCCGCGCAAACCTCCTCGGTTGCCTATCCTGAATTAAATGCCATACCCCTCCCCGATGCTGTTAGAGGTGATAAAGCTGATAAATGGGCGTTTGTCACCCTAGAAGCCTCAGCATTAGAAGAAATGAATGAATGGGAGATTGGTTTTGGAGAAGGGTTCCCCCTTTCCCTGCTAGGAGTTACCTCAGAACAACGCATTCCTGGGTTAATCATCTTTTCAGATAGAGCTCTCCCCTTAGCCGCTTGGATGTCCGGATTAGAGCTAGGATTTCTTAAATTTGAAGAAAACCCCCGTCCTATTGTTCGATTAGAAACAGGAACCAGTGATAGCTGGATTTTGGTGAATATAAGTCCAAAAGATGCCCCAACCCTCGCAGAAGCCCAAGGATTTGAAACCGCTAAACAAAATGGGCAACAAGTTCATTTTTTGGCAATTCAATCGAGTCCTGATACCGAATCTTTTGCTGGATTTTGGTTGTTAAAAGAAGATTGTGTCTGA
- a CDS encoding NAD(P)H-quinone oxidoreductase subunit 4: MANFPWLTTIILFPIVAALFIPIIPDKDGKTVRWYSLTIGLIDFAVIVYAFCTGYDFNNPKLQLFESYAWVPQLDLNWSVGADGLSMPLILLTGFITTLAIMAAWPVTFKPKLFYFLMLLMYGGQIAVFAVQDMLLFFLVWELELVPVYLILSIWGGKRRLYAATKFILYTAGGSLFILVAALTMAFYGDNTTFDMVAIAGKDFPLKLQLFLYGGFLIAYGVKLPIFPLHTWLPDAHGEATAPAHMLLAGILLKMGGYALLRMNVGMLPDAHGVFAPILVILGVVNIVYAALTSFAQRNLKRKIAYSSISHMGFVLIGMASFTSLGTSGAMLQMISHGLIGASLFFMVGCTYDRTHTLMLDEMGGVGKKMKKVFAMWTTCSMASLALPGMSGFVAELMVFVGFATSDAYNSTFKVIAIFLAAVGVILTPIYLLSMLREMLYGPENEELVSHTKLIDAEPREVFIIGCLLIPIIGIGLYPKIVTQIYDTTTNQLTALMRGSVPSLVQKAELSPSHQIAFQAPAIK; encoded by the coding sequence ATTGCCAATTTTCCCTGGTTAACTACAATAATCCTGTTTCCTATTGTTGCCGCCTTGTTTATTCCTATTATTCCAGACAAGGACGGGAAAACCGTTAGATGGTACTCTTTAACGATTGGACTCATCGATTTTGCGGTCATTGTTTATGCTTTTTGCACAGGCTATGACTTCAATAATCCCAAGCTGCAATTATTTGAAAGTTATGCTTGGGTTCCTCAACTTGATTTGAATTGGTCGGTGGGGGCTGATGGCTTATCGATGCCCCTCATTTTGCTGACCGGGTTTATCACCACGTTAGCCATTATGGCTGCCTGGCCAGTGACGTTTAAACCCAAGTTATTCTATTTCCTGATGTTGTTGATGTACGGGGGACAAATCGCCGTTTTTGCGGTACAAGATATGTTACTCTTCTTCCTCGTTTGGGAATTGGAGTTAGTTCCCGTCTATCTCATCCTCTCTATCTGGGGAGGAAAACGCCGTCTTTACGCAGCAACCAAGTTTATCCTCTACACCGCCGGAGGCTCGTTATTTATCCTAGTTGCAGCCTTAACCATGGCCTTCTATGGAGATAATACCACCTTTGACATGGTAGCGATCGCGGGTAAAGACTTCCCCCTTAAACTGCAATTATTCCTCTATGGAGGCTTTCTGATCGCCTACGGGGTCAAATTACCGATTTTTCCCCTCCATACATGGCTACCGGATGCCCACGGAGAAGCAACCGCCCCTGCCCATATGTTACTCGCGGGTATTCTCCTAAAAATGGGAGGCTATGCCTTATTACGGATGAATGTCGGGATGTTACCCGATGCCCATGGGGTTTTTGCCCCCATTTTGGTTATTTTAGGGGTTGTCAATATTGTTTATGCGGCCTTAACCTCCTTTGCCCAACGGAACCTCAAACGAAAAATCGCCTATTCTTCGATTTCTCACATGGGGTTTGTCTTAATTGGGATGGCTTCCTTTACCTCTTTAGGAACCAGTGGGGCGATGTTACAGATGATTTCCCACGGACTCATTGGGGCAAGTCTCTTCTTTATGGTCGGCTGTACCTACGATCGCACCCATACCCTGATGTTAGATGAAATGGGCGGGGTGGGCAAAAAGATGAAGAAAGTCTTTGCCATGTGGACAACCTGTTCCATGGCCTCCTTAGCCCTCCCTGGAATGAGTGGTTTTGTGGCAGAATTAATGGTTTTTGTGGGATTTGCTACCAGTGATGCCTACAATTCTACTTTTAAGGTCATTGCTATCTTTTTAGCTGCCGTTGGGGTCATTTTAACGCCAATTTATCTCCTCTCCATGCTACGCGAAATGCTTTATGGACCAGAAAATGAAGAATTAGTTTCTCATACCAAGTTAATTGATGCCGAACCGCGGGAAGTTTTCATTATTGGTTGCTTATTAATTCCCATCATTGGTATTGGCTTGTACCCGAAAATTGTTACCCAAATTTATGATACAACCACCAATCAACTAACGGCCTTAATGCGCGGTTCTGTCCCCAGTTTAGTCCAAAAAGCGGAACTTTCCCCTAGTCATCAAATAGCTTTCCAAGCCCCTGCAATTAAGTAG
- a CDS encoding argininosuccinate synthase: MGRADKVVLAYSGGVDTSVCIPYLKNEWGVKEVITLAADLGQGDELGPIQAKALRCGAVESLVTNAQEEFVTEYAFRAIKANALYENRYPLSTALARPLIAKLLVEAAEKYGADAVAHGCTAKGNDQVRFDLGILALNPNLKVLAPAREWNMSREETIAYGERCGVESPVKKSSPFSIDRNLLGRSIEAGPLEDPMTEPPEEIYLMTKAIADTPDTPEYVDIGFEKGIPVSLNGQTLDPVSLISQLNEKVGNHGVGRLDMIENRVVGIKSREIYEAPALLVLIDAHRDLESLTLTADVTQYKHGVGDTYSQLIYRGLWYSPLKTALDALIDQTQERVTGMVRVKLFKGNAVIVGRQSENSIYSANLSTYGSDDAFDHKAAEGFIYIWGLPTRVWAQKTK, encoded by the coding sequence ATGGGTCGTGCTGATAAAGTTGTTCTTGCTTATTCTGGGGGCGTTGATACCTCCGTTTGTATTCCTTATCTTAAAAACGAATGGGGCGTAAAAGAAGTGATTACCTTGGCCGCTGACTTAGGCCAAGGCGACGAATTAGGCCCTATTCAAGCTAAAGCCCTCCGATGCGGGGCCGTTGAATCTTTAGTGACCAATGCTCAAGAAGAATTTGTCACAGAGTACGCTTTTCGGGCAATTAAAGCCAATGCGCTTTATGAAAATCGTTATCCTCTCTCTACAGCCTTAGCCCGTCCTCTGATTGCTAAACTCTTAGTTGAAGCCGCCGAAAAGTATGGGGCTGATGCGGTTGCCCATGGTTGTACTGCCAAAGGGAACGATCAAGTCCGTTTTGACCTCGGTATTCTGGCCCTTAATCCTAACCTAAAAGTTCTCGCTCCCGCGCGGGAATGGAACATGAGTCGCGAGGAAACCATCGCCTACGGAGAACGGTGTGGGGTAGAATCTCCGGTGAAAAAATCCTCTCCGTTTAGTATCGATCGCAACCTTCTCGGCCGCAGTATTGAGGCGGGACCCCTTGAAGATCCCATGACGGAACCCCCTGAAGAAATTTATTTAATGACAAAGGCGATCGCAGATACCCCTGATACCCCGGAATATGTAGATATTGGCTTTGAAAAGGGTATCCCTGTCAGTCTCAATGGTCAAACCCTCGATCCCGTTAGCCTAATTAGCCAATTAAACGAAAAAGTGGGTAATCATGGGGTGGGTCGCTTGGATATGATTGAAAACCGCGTCGTTGGGATTAAATCACGAGAAATCTACGAAGCACCTGCCTTATTGGTCTTAATTGATGCTCACCGCGATTTAGAAAGTTTGACCCTGACTGCTGATGTTACCCAATATAAGCACGGGGTGGGCGATACCTACAGTCAATTGATTTATCGTGGTTTGTGGTACAGTCCCTTAAAAACAGCTCTTGATGCGTTGATTGATCAAACCCAAGAAAGAGTCACCGGGATGGTACGGGTGAAGTTATTTAAAGGTAATGCGGTGATTGTGGGTCGTCAGTCCGAAAATTCCATCTACAGTGCCAATTTATCGACCTACGGTTCTGATGATGCCTTTGATCATAAAGCAGCAGAAGGCTTTATCTATATTTGGGGTCTTCCTACTAGGGTTTGGGCACAGAAAACCAAGTAA
- a CDS encoding PCP reductase family protein gives MEDINFGGAVRWTPEAQVKLKNIPFFVRTQARQRIEELAREAGSDEVTVEMVEQARLEFGQ, from the coding sequence ATGGAAGACATTAATTTTGGTGGTGCAGTTCGTTGGACTCCAGAAGCACAAGTTAAGCTGAAAAATATTCCGTTTTTTGTGCGAACTCAAGCGCGTCAGCGTATTGAAGAGTTAGCAAGAGAGGCAGGTTCTGATGAGGTTACAGTGGAAATGGTGGAACAAGCGCGGTTAGAATTTGGACAGTAA
- a CDS encoding B12-binding domain-containing radical SAM protein — protein MSIFDQERLLFTAATPYSDAIPIIFAFPNEYSVGITSLGYQIVWGTLALRSDIHVSRLFTDIQETLPRSPELLGFSLSWELDYTNLLNLIESLDIPLHNNDRKDHHLLIFGGGPVLTANPEPFAAFFDIILLGDGEELIDNFINGYKEVRKADRQTKLTHLAQIPGVYIPSLYEVTYESLEGKINSIVPIDNTIPAVVKKQTYRGNILSASTVVTEKAAWESIYMVEVVRSCPEMCRFCLASYLTLPFRTASLESSLIPAIEKGLTVTNRIGLLGASVTQHPEFESLLDYLAQSKYDDVRVSIASVRTNTVTEKLAQILTNRGTRSITIAVESGSDKLRQIINKKLTNDEIIEAAINAKKGGLKGLKLYGMVGIPGEEDSDIEQTIMMLESVKKAASGLKITFGCSTFVPKSHTPFQWFGVNQEAQKRLKYLEKQLGKKGIDFRPESYNWSVIQALISRGDRRLSKLLELTRNYGDSLGSYKRAFKELKGQLPPLEFYVHQNWHTDQILPWHHLEGPLPQETLIKHLELSTTINVEV, from the coding sequence ATGAGTATTTTTGATCAAGAACGTTTATTATTTACTGCTGCCACTCCTTATAGTGATGCAATTCCGATTATTTTTGCTTTTCCTAATGAATATTCAGTGGGAATTACCAGTTTAGGCTATCAAATTGTTTGGGGAACTTTAGCTTTAAGATCAGATATTCATGTGAGTCGTTTATTTACAGATATTCAGGAAACGTTACCGCGATCGCCTGAACTTTTAGGATTTTCTTTGTCCTGGGAATTAGATTACACTAACTTACTGAATTTAATTGAATCTTTAGACATTCCTCTCCATAATAATGATCGAAAAGATCACCATCTTTTAATCTTTGGAGGGGGTCCTGTTTTAACGGCTAACCCCGAACCTTTTGCGGCTTTTTTTGATATTATTTTATTAGGGGATGGAGAAGAGTTAATTGATAATTTTATTAATGGATACAAGGAAGTTAGAAAAGCAGATCGTCAAACAAAATTAACACATTTAGCCCAAATTCCAGGGGTTTATATTCCAAGTTTATACGAAGTGACTTATGAGAGTTTAGAGGGGAAAATTAACTCTATTGTTCCGATTGATAATACTATCCCTGCTGTTGTCAAAAAACAAACCTACCGAGGGAATATTTTATCAGCTTCCACTGTGGTAACAGAAAAAGCTGCTTGGGAAAGCATTTATATGGTGGAAGTTGTCAGAAGTTGTCCAGAAATGTGTCGTTTTTGTTTAGCAAGTTATTTAACCTTACCCTTTAGAACAGCGAGTTTAGAAAGTTCTTTAATTCCCGCTATTGAAAAGGGGTTGACTGTTACTAATAGAATTGGATTATTAGGTGCATCCGTTACCCAACATCCCGAATTTGAAAGCTTATTAGATTATTTGGCACAATCAAAATATGATGATGTTCGAGTGAGTATTGCTTCCGTTCGTACTAATACTGTGACAGAAAAATTAGCTCAAATTTTGACTAATAGGGGCACTCGTTCTATTACTATTGCAGTAGAAAGCGGATCAGATAAACTGCGTCAAATTATTAATAAAAAGTTAACTAATGATGAAATAATTGAAGCTGCAATTAATGCGAAAAAAGGCGGTTTAAAAGGGTTAAAATTGTATGGAATGGTGGGAATACCTGGAGAAGAGGACTCAGATATTGAACAAACTATTATGATGCTAGAATCTGTTAAAAAAGCAGCATCAGGATTAAAAATAACCTTTGGGTGCAGCACCTTTGTTCCAAAATCTCACACTCCTTTTCAATGGTTTGGGGTTAATCAGGAAGCGCAAAAACGTCTAAAATATTTAGAAAAACAGTTAGGAAAAAAAGGGATTGATTTTCGTCCAGAGAGTTATAATTGGTCTGTGATTCAAGCATTAATTTCTAGAGGCGATCGCCGTTTATCCAAGCTATTAGAATTAACCCGAAATTATGGAGATTCATTAGGCAGTTATAAACGCGCTTTTAAAGAATTGAAAGGACAATTACCTCCTTTGGAATTTTACGTTCATCAGAATTGGCACACTGATCAAATCTTACCTTGGCATCATTTAGAAGGACCGTTACCCCAAGAAACCTTAATCAAACATTTAGAATTAAGTACAACTATTAATGTAGAAGTTTAA
- a CDS encoding glycosyltransferase family 2 protein → MLSHTRHRLAVLVPCRNEGLTIAQVVKQFRNQLPEAEIYVYDNRSTDDTAVQAKAAGAIVRYEPQPGKGNVVRRMFADIEADVYILIDGDNTYEVDAIGRLLNQLLDNNLDMVVGARCPAAEDKEAYRLGHRSGNLFLTGVVKLLFGAKLKDMLSGYRVFSRRFVKSFPALSSGFEIETELTVHTLELKLPFVEEYILYGSRPPGSESKLKTFTDGWRVLGTAILLFKEVRPFLFFSIISIILSIISIALGFPIFMTYLKTGLVPRFPTAILAASIMLLAFLSFTCGLILDSVARGRREVKRMAYLSYHAVKNN, encoded by the coding sequence ATGTTATCCCATACTCGTCATCGTTTAGCGGTTTTAGTGCCCTGCCGTAATGAAGGCTTAACCATTGCTCAGGTCGTTAAACAGTTCCGTAATCAGCTTCCAGAGGCAGAAATCTACGTTTATGATAATCGTTCTACCGATGATACTGCAGTACAAGCCAAAGCTGCTGGTGCTATTGTCCGCTACGAACCTCAACCCGGGAAAGGGAATGTTGTCCGAAGAATGTTTGCCGATATTGAAGCGGATGTTTATATTTTGATAGATGGAGACAATACCTATGAAGTAGATGCTATAGGACGGCTCCTTAATCAATTATTAGACAATAATCTAGATATGGTAGTAGGTGCGCGTTGTCCGGCCGCAGAAGATAAAGAAGCTTATCGTTTGGGTCATCGTAGTGGCAATCTATTTTTAACGGGTGTTGTTAAACTTTTATTTGGGGCAAAACTTAAGGATATGCTCTCAGGATATCGAGTTTTTTCCCGCCGTTTTGTTAAATCATTTCCCGCTCTTTCTAGTGGCTTTGAAATTGAAACTGAGTTAACCGTTCATACTTTAGAATTAAAACTTCCTTTTGTTGAAGAATACATCCTATATGGTTCGCGTCCCCCTGGTTCTGAAAGTAAACTAAAGACTTTTACTGATGGTTGGAGAGTCCTAGGAACTGCCATCTTATTATTCAAAGAAGTGCGTCCTTTCCTGTTTTTTAGTATTATCTCTATTATTTTAAGCATCATTTCTATTGCCCTAGGATTTCCTATATTTATGACCTATTTAAAGACCGGATTAGTTCCTCGGTTTCCCACTGCTATTTTAGCCGCTTCAATTATGTTACTAGCATTTTTGAGCTTTACCTGTGGGTTGATTTTAGATTCTGTGGCTCGCGGCCGACGAGAAGTCAAACGAATGGCTTATTTGTCCTATCATGCCGTGAAAAATAACTAA
- a CDS encoding glycosyltransferase family 2 protein: MEKQLICSLSDDLKQLKKLPEISIVVPIYNEEETLIKLVKNIANYLVNYSSYEIICVDDGSQDGTTEILKRLAKERHDLIGIILRRNYGQTPAMAAGFEYAKGQIIVTLDGDLQNDPADIPQLIAKLNEGYDLVSGWRKNRQDDTLTRLLPSKIANWIIAKVTGVNLHDYGCSLKAYRAELIADMNLYGELHRFLPALAYIEGARIAEIPVGHHPRRYGKSKYGLGRTFRVIMDLLTVFFIKKFLTRPMHVFGSFGLGSILLGILLGAYLTYLKLGLGESIGQRPLLILAVLLVLTGVQLLSFGLLAELVMRTYHESQKRPIYRVREIIGKTLNRE; the protein is encoded by the coding sequence ATGGAAAAGCAGTTAATTTGCTCCCTATCAGATGACCTCAAGCAACTCAAGAAATTACCTGAGATATCCATTGTTGTTCCTATTTACAACGAAGAAGAAACCTTGATAAAATTGGTAAAAAACATTGCTAATTATTTGGTCAATTATTCCTCCTATGAAATTATTTGTGTTGATGACGGTTCTCAAGATGGAACAACAGAAATTTTAAAAAGATTAGCGAAAGAACGCCATGACTTAATTGGAATTATTCTGAGGCGAAATTACGGTCAAACTCCGGCTATGGCAGCAGGATTTGAATATGCTAAAGGTCAAATAATTGTCACCCTAGATGGAGATTTACAAAACGATCCTGCTGATATTCCCCAATTAATTGCTAAACTCAATGAAGGATACGATCTAGTGAGTGGTTGGCGTAAAAATCGACAAGATGATACCTTAACTCGTTTACTTCCTTCAAAAATTGCCAATTGGATTATCGCTAAAGTCACGGGGGTGAATCTTCATGACTATGGTTGCTCCTTAAAAGCCTATCGCGCTGAATTAATCGCCGATATGAACCTCTATGGAGAACTCCATCGCTTTTTACCAGCCTTAGCCTATATCGAAGGTGCAAGAATTGCCGAAATTCCCGTCGGACACCATCCCCGTCGCTATGGAAAAAGTAAATATGGCTTAGGGCGAACCTTTCGGGTCATTATGGATTTATTGACCGTTTTCTTTATTAAAAAATTCCTAACCCGTCCGATGCACGTCTTCGGCTCATTTGGCTTAGGTTCAATACTCTTAGGAATACTATTAGGAGCTTATTTAACCTATCTTAAATTAGGCTTAGGGGAAAGTATTGGCCAACGCCCCTTGCTGATTTTAGCGGTACTATTGGTCTTAACTGGGGTACAATTATTGAGTTTTGGTTTACTAGCAGAATTGGTCATGCGAACCTATCATGAATCTCAAAAACGCCCGATTTATCGCGTGCGAGAAATCATTGGGAAAACATTGAACAGGGAATAG
- a CDS encoding sugar transferase yields the protein MTAYTNSPLPNLTSYFSAKFERKIGTSSALESLHPSVNHKIKRLIDIVGALVGLAIAGIIAIPILVAMAYSDPGPLLYSQIRCGFQGRPFRIWKFRSMVVNADQLKHLVKNEATGHIFKNTNDPRITRLGAFLRRTSLDEFPQFWNVLMGDMSLVGTRPPTVDEVQHYNERHWQRLNVKPGITGEWQVNGRSTVNNFEDIVTLDLAYQRKWSISYDISLIIQTIAAVLNKNGAY from the coding sequence ATGACTGCTTATACCAATTCCCCCCTACCTAATCTAACGAGCTATTTTTCTGCTAAATTTGAGAGAAAAATAGGAACAAGCTCTGCTCTAGAATCGCTTCATCCCTCTGTTAATCACAAAATTAAACGATTAATCGATATTGTTGGTGCTTTAGTTGGATTAGCCATAGCAGGAATCATTGCTATTCCTATCCTAGTGGCTATGGCTTATAGTGATCCAGGTCCTTTATTGTATAGTCAGATTCGCTGCGGATTCCAAGGCCGCCCTTTTCGCATTTGGAAATTTCGCTCTATGGTGGTTAATGCTGATCAATTAAAGCATTTAGTAAAAAACGAAGCTACTGGGCATATTTTTAAGAATACTAACGATCCACGGATTACTAGGCTAGGGGCATTTCTACGCCGTACCAGTTTAGATGAATTTCCCCAATTTTGGAATGTTTTAATGGGAGATATGAGCTTAGTCGGAACCCGTCCGCCAACAGTCGATGAAGTACAACACTATAATGAGCGTCACTGGCAACGTCTCAATGTTAAACCTGGTATTACGGGAGAATGGCAAGTCAATGGACGGTCAACTGTGAACAATTTTGAAGATATCGTCACGTTAGACCTAGCATATCAACGTAAATGGTCGATTAGTTACGATATTAGCTTAATTATTCAAACGATTGCCGCCGTTCTCAACAAAAATGGAGCTTATTAA